A single genomic interval of Eurosta solidaginis isolate ZX-2024a chromosome 3, ASM4086904v1, whole genome shotgun sequence harbors:
- the LOC137246364 gene encoding putative nuclease HARBI1 — protein MDEHLFEFMYESSSESANTSGLTEEFMNLSGSTSENEEEHVPNENFLDTIDGYTDQDFRKHFKMNRSTAHILIERYNTSALYSKKEHGRFCKVGAAKEIYMLLWYMASTSTFREIANRFNMAESTAWRVIRRVIEWLLSIGHEYVQWPSLSKARDNIRKFYAMKSISNVIGCIDCSHIKIKAPVSNKEAYFNRKHFYSLQLQAVVDADKIFIDIFAGEPGSLHDSRVLRRSSLYQRALDDMTSTFPFNSGLLGDSAYANTEWLISPFRDNGFLTSAQRQFNYLHSSTRNVVENAFGLLKMRFRRLLHFTEHTDLQSIVRIIICGCILHNICCFEHDSIEDENLI, from the exons atGGATGAACATTTGTTTGAA TTTATGTATGAATCGTCATCGGAATCGGCAAATACAAGCGGCTTGACTGAAGAATTCATGAATTTATCTGGAAGCACTTCGGAAAATGAAGAGGAACATGttccaaatgaaaattttttagacacAATTGATGGTTATACAGATCAGGACTTCAGAAAGCATTTTAAAATGAATCGGTCCACTGCGCATATTTTAATTG AACGGTATAATACAAGCGCACTTTATTCTAAAAAGGAACATGGAAGATTTTGCAAAGTTGGAGCTGCAAAAGAGATATATATGCTTTTGTGGTACATGGCAAGTACTAGTACGTTTCGTGAAATAGCGAATCGTTTCAACATGGCTGAGTCAACTGCATGGAGAGTAATAAGGCGAGTGATTGAATGGCTATTGTCAATTGGCCATGAATATGTTCAGTGGCCTTCTCTGTCAAAAGCAAGGGACAATATACGCAAGTTTTATGCCATGAAGAGCATTTCAAATGTGATTGGTTGTATAGACTGCTCGCACATAAAAATTAAAGCCCCAGTATCAAACAAAGAAGCGTATTTCAATCGGAAGCATTTTTATAGCCTACAATTGCAAGCTGTTGTAGACGCAGATAAAATATTTATAGACATATTCGCTGGTGAACCGGGCTCGTTACATGACAGTCGAGTTTTGAGACGATCAAGTTTATACCAACGAGCGTTAGATGATATGACATCCACTTTTCCATTCAACTCAGGTTTGCTTGGAGACTCAGCTTACGCAAATACGGAATGGTTGATAAGTCCATTTCGAGATAATGGATTTTTGACATCAGCCCAGAGGCAATTCAATTATTTACATTCGTCAACCAGAAATGTCGTTGAAAATGCTTTTGGATTATTGAAAATGAGATTCAGACGACTGCTTCATTTCACTGAACATACAGACCTGCAATCGATCGTTCGGATTATTATATGTGGATGCATTCTTCATAACATTTGTTGTTTCGAACACGACAGCATTGAAGACGAGAATTTGATATAG